A stretch of the Paenibacillus dendritiformis genome encodes the following:
- a CDS encoding GNAT family N-acetyltransferase, with protein MIIPTQDFEANGIAYSIRSATATDAKELSALRVQIDGETEFLDREPGEAFIDVSGFEQLIRADSEKKRNIFLVAVVQERIVGFSRCEGSQLKRFYHKAEFGVCVQKEFWGYGIGKNLLTQSIAWADSTGITKITLNVLETNEKAIALYKKLGFEIEGILKNDKILSDGNYYNTIVMGRCRE; from the coding sequence ATGATCATTCCCACACAAGATTTTGAAGCGAATGGAATCGCCTATTCGATTCGATCGGCCACCGCAACGGATGCGAAGGAGCTGTCCGCATTGCGGGTGCAAATTGACGGAGAGACCGAGTTTTTAGACAGAGAACCCGGAGAAGCGTTCATTGATGTGTCCGGTTTTGAACAATTGATAAGAGCCGATTCCGAAAAGAAAAGAAACATATTTTTAGTCGCGGTCGTTCAAGAGCGGATCGTCGGGTTTTCCCGATGCGAGGGAAGCCAATTAAAAAGATTCTATCACAAAGCAGAATTCGGCGTATGCGTGCAAAAAGAATTCTGGGGATATGGCATCGGTAAAAATCTCCTAACACAATCGATTGCTTGGGCCGACTCCACAGGCATTACCAAAATCACGTTGAATGTGTTAGAAACCAATGAGAAAGCTATCGCCCTTTATAAGAAGCTGGGCTTTGAGATCGAAGGGATATTAAAAAACGACAAGATTCTGTCTGACGGTAACTACTATAACACCATAGTGATGGGAAGATGCAGGGAGTGA
- a CDS encoding S41 family peptidase has product MQLLDGPRMDNLPLSYAWLEDGIYVTSSSGWLHRGDKVIEFGGKNEQELLTMFRASFSVDNVYSLKSRVNFNSIFTSPPYLQYFGLIEGNQVQLVVERGNEVIEGKLQMKKMLKFASSYLTRERLDYTISKEDDLAVLYIDSFAVLDDTTRSLIRDFFIDVKREQVNHVAIDLRFNPGGTTLVENYIMSFLNVDSYRDFKTVNRYSTFTSQYTYDFPFGTEEMQSLDSGMISIPSHEYSFNGKLYVITSFQTYSAATNFAVNIYDNNLGLIVGEPSGSKPSSYGSIILLELPESTLRLSISYKWIERPYTTLKNRYEDALQPDIYVPTTYEDLVQGRDPQLEMIKKLIREERQQGRIPLSLR; this is encoded by the coding sequence ATGCAGCTCCTTGATGGTCCAAGGATGGATAACTTGCCGCTTTCTTATGCGTGGCTGGAAGACGGCATCTATGTTACATCGAGTTCAGGCTGGTTACATAGGGGGGACAAAGTCATCGAATTCGGTGGAAAAAATGAACAAGAGTTACTCACGATGTTCCGTGCCTCTTTTTCAGTTGACAATGTATACTCGCTTAAGTCAAGAGTCAATTTCAATAGCATATTCACTTCGCCTCCCTATCTTCAATATTTCGGCTTGATAGAGGGAAACCAAGTTCAACTCGTCGTGGAGCGGGGGAATGAGGTCATAGAGGGGAAGCTGCAAATGAAAAAAATGCTGAAATTTGCAAGCTCCTATCTGACCAGGGAGCGATTGGATTATACGATTTCCAAAGAAGATGATCTGGCGGTTTTGTATATCGATAGCTTCGCTGTGTTAGACGACACAACGAGGTCTTTGATTCGGGACTTTTTCATCGATGTCAAAAGGGAACAAGTGAATCATGTGGCCATTGACTTGCGTTTCAACCCTGGCGGGACAACGTTAGTGGAAAATTACATAATGTCATTTTTGAATGTAGATTCCTACCGTGATTTTAAGACAGTAAACCGGTATTCTACGTTTACTAGCCAATATACATACGATTTCCCCTTTGGCACAGAGGAGATGCAGAGTCTGGATTCAGGAATGATTTCCATACCAAGTCATGAGTATAGCTTCAACGGCAAGCTCTATGTCATCACATCCTTTCAAACATACAGTGCGGCAACAAATTTCGCGGTTAATATTTACGATAATAACTTGGGGCTTATTGTTGGCGAGCCTTCCGGGAGCAAGCCCAGTTCCTATGGCAGCATTATTTTATTAGAACTTCCCGAATCAACACTACGCTTGTCGATTTCCTATAAGTGGATTGAACGGCCATATACGACGTTAAAAAACCGTTATGAAGATGCGTTGCAGCCGGACATCTACGTTCCGACCACATACGAAGATCTGGTGCAAGGGCGCGATCCGCAATTAGAAATGATCAAAAAGCTGATTCGAGAGGAACGCCAACAGGGGCGTATACCACTTTCTTTGAGGTGA
- a CDS encoding DUF1360 domain-containing protein — protein sequence MDELTWIHLVILALASFRLTHLIVYDDITWPLRAPFMTVTYAPQENGTVIRQVDIRGTGFRHWMGTLLSCHWCTGIWCAGCLTALYWYVPASFPLLLMLAVAGLAALIEQFVLNRL from the coding sequence ATGGATGAATTGACCTGGATTCACCTGGTCATTCTGGCGCTGGCATCGTTCCGCCTGACCCATCTCATCGTCTATGACGATATCACCTGGCCGCTGCGGGCGCCGTTTATGACCGTCACGTACGCGCCTCAAGAGAATGGAACCGTCATCCGGCAAGTCGATATCCGGGGCACAGGCTTCCGCCATTGGATGGGAACGCTGCTAAGCTGCCATTGGTGCACCGGCATATGGTGTGCGGGCTGCCTCACGGCCCTGTATTGGTACGTGCCGGCATCGTTCCCTCTGCTGCTGATGTTGGCCGTCGCCGGACTCGCCGCTCTTATCGAGCAGTTCGTGCTGAATAGACTGTAG
- a CDS encoding right-handed parallel beta-helix repeat-containing protein codes for MTTTNSGCGRKPGRGRRAGWAILLLVSMLAALGTAHAEPRSVPADKTADEAIACGTASCLQNALKKVAPGQRIVLAPGTYTGSFSSDVNGTASQPIRIESKDPANPAVLSGYNAGSGYSLRIRGDYWIISNLKFTNAQKGIILDHSNHTLITGVEVYETGMEAVHFRDGSSYSTIQNSRIHDTGKTGPGYGEGVYVGSAEGASYNPNTHYNTIRNVIFGPNVAAEHIDIKERTLGTVVENCTFYGEGISGANYADSFIDVKGNGAVIRNNIGYQNGNSHIADAFQVHQVVPGWGMNNEFSHNTLYLTAPSVYVIGAYGNATATAIQNTRSPEGNMYKGNVTIQ; via the coding sequence ATGACAACAACAAACAGCGGATGCGGGCGCAAGCCGGGAAGGGGAAGAAGAGCCGGATGGGCCATCCTGCTTCTCGTGAGTATGCTCGCCGCGCTGGGAACCGCCCACGCCGAACCGCGCAGCGTGCCCGCCGACAAGACCGCCGATGAGGCGATCGCCTGCGGAACCGCTTCCTGCCTGCAGAACGCCTTGAAGAAGGTTGCTCCCGGCCAGCGGATCGTGCTGGCTCCTGGCACCTACACGGGGAGCTTCTCCTCTGATGTGAACGGGACCGCGAGCCAGCCGATCCGGATAGAGAGCAAGGATCCGGCGAACCCGGCGGTTCTGTCCGGCTATAACGCCGGTTCCGGCTACAGTCTGCGCATTCGCGGGGATTATTGGATCATCAGCAATCTCAAATTCACCAATGCGCAAAAAGGAATCATTTTGGATCATTCGAATCATACGCTGATCACCGGTGTTGAGGTCTATGAGACAGGGATGGAAGCCGTTCATTTCCGGGACGGATCGTCGTACAGCACCATTCAGAACTCCCGCATTCACGATACGGGCAAAACGGGGCCCGGCTACGGCGAGGGCGTCTATGTCGGCTCGGCGGAAGGGGCCAGCTACAACCCGAACACGCATTACAATACGATCCGCAATGTCATCTTCGGCCCTAACGTCGCCGCCGAGCATATTGACATCAAGGAGAGAACACTCGGCACGGTGGTAGAGAATTGCACCTTCTACGGCGAAGGCATCAGCGGGGCGAACTATGCCGACAGCTTCATCGACGTGAAAGGCAACGGCGCCGTCATCCGCAACAATATCGGCTACCAGAACGGCAACAGCCATATCGCCGACGCTTTTCAGGTTCACCAGGTTGTACCGGGCTGGGGCATGAACAACGAGTTTTCGCATAATACGCTCTACCTGACCGCTCCTTCGGTCTACGTCATCGGGGCCTACGGCAACGCGACGGCCACCGCCATACAGAACACGAGAAGCCCGGAAGGCAATATGTACAAGGGCAACGTGACGATTCAATAG
- a CDS encoding S41 family peptidase, which yields MLLSVILLLLPLRTDRIRNPYQDIAHPIQLTKEQIKKDLDFLQEIVMEVHPKTYGGVPIEVQQAFRKAYNDVQYANNVQQFYFLTQQVMNALQDGHTTMLFPDGPRMDNLPFSYAWLEDGIYVTSSSGWLHKGDKIMEIAGKNEQELISMLSSFFSVDNVYSLKTRVNLNNIFTSLPYLQYFGLIDRNEVQLVVEREGKVIKGKQEIKKMLKFKSPFLTRNRLDYTIYKEDDLAVLHIDSFAALDEATMSAIRNFFIDIERERIHHAAIDLRFNSGGTTLVGHHILSFMDAGSYRGYSTISRYSKFTSDLIHEFPVLEPGLHKHDGGVIEAALRPERFTGTLFVITSNQTYSAAADFATIVQDNDMGIIIGEPTGGKPNSYGSSIVLQLPESKVKAAISYKWFERPDKGASTYDADSLAPDIFVPTTYEDLEQGRDPQLEMIKKLIREERSRFPSDHSLHLPITMVL from the coding sequence TTGCTGCTAAGCGTTATATTATTGCTGTTACCGCTTAGAACCGATCGGATAAGAAACCCGTATCAGGACATAGCACATCCTATCCAGCTAACCAAAGAACAAATAAAAAAAGATTTAGATTTTCTGCAAGAAATTGTAATGGAGGTTCATCCCAAAACTTACGGGGGTGTGCCCATAGAAGTACAGCAGGCATTCCGAAAAGCCTATAACGATGTACAATACGCAAACAATGTCCAGCAGTTCTATTTTCTCACGCAACAAGTGATGAATGCGCTTCAAGATGGGCATACAACGATGCTGTTCCCTGATGGTCCAAGGATGGATAACTTGCCGTTTTCTTATGCGTGGCTGGAAGATGGCATCTATGTTACATCAAGTTCAGGCTGGTTGCATAAGGGGGACAAGATTATGGAGATAGCAGGCAAAAATGAACAAGAGTTAATCTCGATGCTTAGTTCTTTTTTTTCAGTTGACAATGTATATTCACTCAAGACCAGAGTCAATTTGAATAATATATTCACTTCGCTTCCCTACCTTCAATATTTCGGCTTAATCGACAGAAACGAAGTGCAACTCGTTGTGGAACGGGAAGGGAAGGTGATTAAGGGGAAGCAGGAAATAAAGAAAATGCTTAAGTTTAAAAGTCCTTTTCTGACAAGGAATCGATTGGACTACACTATTTATAAAGAGGACGATCTGGCTGTTCTCCATATCGATAGTTTCGCTGCGCTCGACGAAGCAACGATGTCCGCAATTCGGAATTTTTTCATAGATATCGAGAGAGAACGGATTCATCATGCAGCCATTGATTTGCGATTCAATTCTGGCGGGACTACTCTTGTGGGTCATCACATTTTATCTTTTATGGATGCGGGATCTTACCGAGGTTATAGTACAATAAGCCGCTATTCTAAGTTCACAAGTGATTTGATTCATGAGTTTCCTGTGCTTGAACCGGGGTTGCATAAGCATGACGGGGGAGTTATAGAGGCAGCGCTCCGTCCCGAGCGTTTTACGGGGACATTATTTGTCATTACATCAAACCAAACCTACAGTGCGGCTGCAGATTTTGCAACTATCGTACAGGATAACGATATGGGCATCATCATAGGAGAGCCCACAGGCGGGAAGCCAAATTCATATGGCAGTTCAATCGTACTGCAACTGCCCGAATCAAAGGTAAAGGCCGCCATATCGTACAAGTGGTTTGAGCGTCCAGATAAGGGAGCGTCGACATATGATGCAGACTCATTAGCGCCGGACATCTTCGTTCCGACCACATACGAAGATCTAGAGCAGGGACGCGATCCGCAACTGGAGATGATCAAGAAGCTGATCCGGGAGGAACGGTCAAGGTTCCCCTCCGATCACTCCCTGCATCTTCCCATCACTATGGTGTTATAG
- a CDS encoding radical SAM/SPASM domain-containing protein: MKNSYYNFFFDFPEHTKKLAYNARSGSLALMDVDKYNSYHDFVESGKTIDDENLVRDLQKGGFLIDDNLNELDILRHELYTHRYSSNHLGITIAPTLQCNLRCIYCYEKENLKNSYMSEETQQELVALVEKQAKYLDSLNVTWYGGEPLLAFDIIVSMTEKFLDICKRFNIQYSAGIITNGFKLSRDLAAKFAKLQISFVQITLDGSRETHNTRRPLRGGQPTYDKILSNIIKVADLVNISIRINTDVHNKTSLEQLLLDIEKNNLKEKVSLYLGHVQANNDCYETNSCMTRAEFSKYSYLFDKEAHSNGFNTKHYRVPNRITNFCTADRNNSLVIDPDGLLYNCWVDIGDKEKAFGSISNSQTGKPNNEKLYLDYLTYDPTLDEQCNKCKLLPVCMGGCPKSRLSNDSNRCSEYRFILEEQLKEMANYILSNREETIKNNTVSTS, encoded by the coding sequence ATGAAAAATTCGTATTATAATTTTTTCTTTGATTTTCCCGAACATACGAAGAAACTGGCATATAACGCGAGATCCGGCTCTTTGGCATTAATGGATGTGGACAAGTATAACTCATACCATGATTTTGTTGAGTCAGGCAAAACTATTGATGATGAAAATCTAGTTCGCGATTTGCAAAAGGGCGGGTTTCTCATTGATGACAACCTGAATGAACTAGACATCCTGCGGCATGAACTCTACACACATCGTTATTCTAGCAACCATTTAGGAATAACAATAGCTCCTACATTGCAATGTAATCTTAGATGCATATATTGCTACGAAAAAGAGAATTTAAAAAATTCATACATGTCGGAGGAGACACAGCAGGAGCTGGTTGCGCTTGTTGAAAAACAAGCTAAGTATCTCGATTCTTTAAATGTCACATGGTATGGCGGAGAACCTCTGTTGGCGTTCGATATCATTGTTTCAATGACCGAGAAATTTCTCGATATTTGCAAGCGTTTTAATATACAGTATTCCGCAGGGATCATAACAAATGGTTTCAAATTAAGTAGAGACTTAGCCGCAAAATTTGCAAAGCTCCAAATATCTTTTGTTCAAATTACGTTGGATGGATCGAGGGAAACTCATAATACGAGAAGACCTTTGCGAGGGGGACAACCTACTTACGATAAAATTTTGAGCAACATTATTAAGGTTGCTGATCTGGTCAATATATCGATTCGAATCAACACCGATGTGCATAACAAGACAAGTCTCGAGCAACTGCTCCTTGATATAGAAAAAAATAATTTAAAAGAAAAGGTAAGTCTTTATCTTGGTCATGTACAAGCTAACAACGACTGCTATGAGACAAACTCATGTATGACGAGGGCGGAGTTTTCAAAATATTCTTATTTGTTTGATAAAGAAGCCCATTCGAATGGATTTAATACGAAGCATTATAGAGTACCAAATCGAATTACAAATTTTTGTACGGCAGATCGGAATAATTCCTTGGTTATCGATCCGGATGGTCTTTTATATAATTGTTGGGTCGATATTGGAGACAAAGAAAAAGCTTTTGGGAGCATATCCAATTCACAAACAGGTAAGCCAAATAATGAAAAATTGTATTTAGACTACTTGACTTACGATCCAACATTGGACGAACAATGCAATAAATGCAAATTGTTACCTGTATGTATGGGCGGATGTCCAAAGTCACGGTTGAGCAATGACTCGAACCGCTGTTCGGAATATCGGTTTATTTTAGAAGAACAACTAAAAGAAATGGCGAATTATATTCTTTCCAATCGGGAAGAAACCATAAAAAATAATACAGTTTCAACAAGCTAA
- a CDS encoding GNAT family N-acetyltransferase has protein sequence MFIRQAEAKDAQAFIDFCARLDQETKFMLYEPGERSLTPEDQARRFSSLHESKDSIMLLAVTDRGDIAGFAAGIGSRLKRSRHAASVVIGILQHYAGQGLGSRLLEEVENWAAATGKHRLQLTVMTHNERAIHLYAKRGFRIEGTLSHSLRVDDQFVDEYMMAKLIHAGEDSSD, from the coding sequence ATGTTCATCCGACAAGCGGAAGCGAAGGATGCTCAGGCCTTTATTGATTTTTGCGCCAGATTGGATCAGGAGACGAAGTTCATGCTCTATGAACCCGGGGAGCGCAGTCTTACCCCGGAAGATCAAGCCCGGCGGTTCTCGAGCTTGCATGAATCGAAAGATTCGATTATGCTGTTGGCCGTCACCGATCGGGGAGACATCGCCGGGTTTGCGGCCGGCATCGGCTCCAGACTGAAGCGGTCCCGACATGCGGCGTCTGTCGTTATAGGCATACTGCAGCATTATGCGGGCCAAGGCTTGGGCAGCCGGCTGCTGGAAGAAGTGGAGAATTGGGCCGCGGCGACAGGCAAGCATCGGCTCCAACTGACGGTCATGACGCATAATGAACGGGCTATCCATTTATACGCGAAGCGGGGCTTTCGGATCGAAGGCACATTAAGCCATTCTTTGCGAGTGGACGATCAATTCGTGGATGAATATATGATGGCCAAGCTGATACATGCCGGGGAGGATTCCAGTGACTGA
- a CDS encoding FAD:protein FMN transferase: MEKLLDRIDRQINRSNPESEISRVYAAAGKEAVNVSQDTFDLVKTSVEYAQAAEGTFDPSVGSLVKLWRIGAGGQHPPADYLIEQAKSLVNDKDIELDEKNRTIAFWEQTPDVEGMFIMEDNKVYVTSGLHGKMKLTSSQYTLVDGN, encoded by the coding sequence ATCGAGAAGCTGCTGGATCGCATTGATCGGCAAATCAATAGGAGCAATCCGGAGAGCGAGATCTCCCGGGTGTATGCGGCTGCGGGAAAAGAAGCGGTCAACGTCTCGCAAGATACCTTTGATCTGGTGAAGACGTCCGTAGAGTACGCCCAAGCTGCGGAGGGGACTTTCGATCCGAGTGTCGGATCTCTCGTTAAGCTGTGGAGGATCGGAGCGGGCGGGCAGCATCCCCCTGCTGATTATCTCATTGAGCAGGCCAAGTCGCTTGTGAATGATAAGGATATTGAACTTGATGAGAAAAATAGGACAATCGCCTTTTGGGAACAGACGCCGGACGTGGAAGGCATGTTCATTATGGAGGATAACAAGGTATACGTGACTTCGGGCTTGCATGGGAAAATGAAACTCACGAGCTCGCAGTATACCCTTGTTGATGGAAATTGA
- a CDS encoding serine/threonine protein kinase produces the protein MDDVSFHVKQEHDFSWLRGLGRVFCVFDQQDSGNLSFGVERDGIRSFVKYAGARPVRYAGEPRDAIARLEQAMPLYEQLRHPHLIALREHFRAGDGYAAVFDWVEGESLHPHESFPPPAKYTRPESPFYRFRQLPIERRLAAMEAVLAFHDHAEACGYVAIDFYDGSLLYDFQRHAMTICDIDMYARKPYTNTMGRMWGSSRFMSPEEFELGAAIDERTNVFNMGAMAFALLGGGIDRSYPRWEAGQARYEAACRAVAPNRADRYASVAEFHAAWRQAD, from the coding sequence ATGGATGACGTTTCTTTTCATGTGAAGCAGGAGCATGATTTTTCCTGGCTGCGGGGGTTGGGCCGCGTATTTTGCGTGTTCGACCAGCAGGATTCGGGCAATCTGTCCTTCGGTGTCGAGCGGGATGGCATCCGGAGCTTCGTGAAGTATGCCGGCGCGCGTCCCGTCCGCTATGCGGGAGAGCCGCGGGATGCGATCGCCCGGCTGGAGCAGGCGATGCCGCTGTATGAACAATTGCGGCATCCGCATCTGATTGCGCTGCGGGAGCATTTTCGCGCGGGAGACGGGTATGCGGCCGTATTCGATTGGGTGGAGGGGGAGAGTCTCCATCCGCATGAATCCTTCCCGCCGCCCGCCAAATATACCCGCCCGGAATCTCCCTTCTACCGGTTCCGGCAGCTTCCGATCGAGCGCAGGCTGGCAGCGATGGAGGCGGTGTTGGCGTTCCATGACCACGCAGAGGCTTGCGGGTATGTCGCAATCGATTTTTATGACGGCAGCTTGCTCTACGATTTTCAGCGCCATGCGATGACGATCTGCGATATCGATATGTATGCCCGGAAGCCGTACACGAATACGATGGGCAGGATGTGGGGCTCCTCGCGCTTTATGTCGCCGGAGGAGTTCGAGCTCGGAGCGGCGATTGATGAGCGGACGAATGTATTCAATATGGGGGCGATGGCCTTCGCGCTGCTGGGCGGGGGGATCGACCGTTCTTATCCGCGGTGGGAAGCGGGGCAAGCCCGTTATGAGGCGGCCTGCCGCGCCGTGGCGCCGAACCGGGCCGACCGCTATGCTTCCGTCGCCGAATTCCATGCGGCATGGCGGCAGGCTGATTGA
- a CDS encoding alpha-L-fucosidase, protein MSEQAGQPQAALNEEHEEQVVQQGVHNFSAEEEWVKPTDPLLLERLEWFKDQKLGFMMHWGPYSQLGIVESWALSDADADWSRDGIDWDVDSEELKRQYFDLNKTFNPIRFQPELWAELAADNGFKYLLFTTKHHDGFCMWDTHTTDYRITGPDTPFHRHPKADICKHLFEAFREKGMAVAAYFSKADWHSPYYWAPGMERGTSTSRGPSYDPREYPWLWEQFVKFTHEQIMELLTRYGRIDVLWLDAGWVYEGARGQDIRLGEVVERARQHQPWLLSADRTIGGPYENIITPEQTIPSGPMTVPWESCITLGTSFSFRYEDKYKTGRQLVHILLEVVAKGGNLALNVGPQPDGRLPEGAIRSMKELGAWLKVNGEAVYGTRICAPYFTGRTAFTRKGDTAYGFYLYPNGNAPVEPEVCLPYTGPVSAVELIGADGALEFTRTAEGIAIRLPDGAAAGPVPIAHAFRLLA, encoded by the coding sequence ATGAGTGAACAGGCAGGACAGCCGCAAGCTGCCTTAAATGAAGAACACGAGGAGCAAGTCGTGCAGCAGGGCGTGCACAATTTCAGCGCGGAAGAAGAGTGGGTGAAGCCGACCGATCCGCTGCTGCTTGAGCGTCTGGAGTGGTTCAAGGACCAGAAGCTCGGCTTCATGATGCACTGGGGTCCCTATTCCCAGCTGGGGATCGTGGAATCATGGGCGCTCAGCGACGCCGATGCGGACTGGTCGCGCGACGGCATCGACTGGGATGTGGACAGCGAAGAGCTGAAGCGCCAATATTTCGATTTGAACAAAACCTTCAACCCGATTCGGTTCCAGCCGGAGCTATGGGCGGAGCTGGCTGCGGATAACGGATTCAAATATCTTCTTTTCACGACGAAGCATCATGACGGCTTCTGCATGTGGGACACCCATACGACGGACTACCGGATTACGGGACCGGACACTCCGTTCCACCGCCATCCGAAGGCGGATATTTGCAAGCATCTGTTCGAAGCGTTCCGTGAAAAGGGGATGGCCGTCGCGGCTTATTTCTCCAAGGCCGACTGGCATTCCCCGTATTATTGGGCGCCGGGAATGGAGCGCGGGACGTCGACATCGCGGGGGCCTTCCTACGATCCGAGGGAATATCCGTGGCTGTGGGAGCAATTCGTGAAGTTCACCCACGAACAGATTATGGAGCTGCTGACCCGCTATGGCCGCATCGATGTGCTGTGGCTGGATGCAGGCTGGGTCTACGAAGGGGCGCGAGGGCAGGATATCCGCCTCGGCGAGGTGGTCGAACGCGCCCGTCAGCACCAGCCGTGGCTGTTGTCCGCTGACCGCACGATCGGGGGGCCTTATGAAAATATTATTACGCCGGAGCAGACGATTCCGTCCGGACCGATGACGGTGCCGTGGGAGAGCTGCATTACGCTCGGCACGTCGTTCTCGTTCCGTTATGAGGACAAGTACAAGACGGGGCGGCAGCTGGTGCACATCCTGCTGGAGGTTGTGGCCAAAGGGGGCAATCTGGCGCTGAACGTCGGACCGCAGCCGGACGGCCGGCTTCCGGAGGGAGCGATCCGCTCGATGAAGGAGCTTGGCGCCTGGCTGAAGGTGAACGGGGAAGCCGTATACGGCACGCGCATTTGCGCGCCGTATTTCACGGGCCGGACCGCATTCACCCGCAAAGGGGACACCGCGTACGGATTCTATTTGTATCCGAACGGGAACGCGCCGGTCGAGCCGGAAGTATGTCTGCCGTATACCGGGCCAGTCTCGGCTGTCGAATTGATTGGCGCGGACGGGGCGTTGGAATTTACCCGCACGGCGGAAGGCATTGCCATCCGGCTGCCCGACGGGGCGGCCGCCGGACCGGTGCCGATCGCGCATGCGTTCCGATTGCTAGCCTAA